A part of Halobacillus shinanisalinarum genomic DNA contains:
- a CDS encoding acetamidase/formamidase family protein produces the protein MVHTLTKESFVYAMGKENKPALRVTAGEQVVIDTYDCFENQVQSDDASFTSIDWERINPATGPVYIEDAQEGDILKVKIDNIEFGEQGVMATGPKLGVMGHRIEDFQVKIVEIKGNEVVFNNNISLPLQPMIGVIGVAPEDEAVSCGTPGAHGGNMDTKLVTTGATLYFPVFQEGGLFALGDLHAAMGDGEVCVSGVEVPAKVTVTLDVIKGHSIDYPFIENEAGAASLVSRESLDEASDLAVEKMIDILQPQTDLSLAEFTMLMSVAGEVQVSQIVDPLKTARFFVPRRVLDGYGIKLFKQ, from the coding sequence ATGGTTCATACATTAACTAAAGAGTCATTTGTCTATGCGATGGGTAAGGAAAACAAACCAGCCTTAAGGGTTACCGCAGGAGAGCAAGTGGTGATTGACACGTACGATTGTTTTGAGAACCAGGTCCAATCAGATGATGCATCGTTTACTAGTATTGACTGGGAGCGAATTAACCCTGCTACAGGGCCTGTTTATATTGAGGACGCCCAGGAGGGGGACATTTTAAAAGTAAAAATAGATAATATTGAGTTTGGTGAACAGGGAGTAATGGCTACTGGACCAAAGCTTGGTGTGATGGGGCATCGAATAGAAGACTTTCAAGTGAAGATAGTTGAGATAAAAGGAAATGAAGTAGTTTTTAATAATAACATTTCCCTGCCGTTGCAGCCCATGATAGGCGTTATTGGTGTTGCCCCAGAAGATGAAGCTGTGTCTTGCGGGACGCCGGGTGCCCATGGCGGTAACATGGATACGAAACTTGTGACTACTGGGGCGACCCTTTATTTTCCTGTTTTTCAGGAGGGTGGTTTATTTGCCTTGGGTGACTTGCATGCAGCAATGGGTGATGGCGAGGTATGTGTGTCGGGTGTAGAGGTTCCGGCAAAAGTGACGGTTACGCTAGATGTTATTAAGGGTCACTCGATTGACTATCCTTTTATTGAAAATGAAGCGGGGGCAGCCTCACTTGTTTCAAGAGAAAGCTTGGATGAAGCGTCTGACCTTGCTGTGGAAAAAATGATTGATATACTGCAGCCGCAAACAGATTTATCATTGGCGGAATTTACGATGCTAATGAGTGTGGCAGGGGAGGTACAAGTGAGTCAAATTGTCGATCCGCTGAAAACCGCTCGCTTTTTTGTACCGAGAAGAGTATTAGATGGGTATGGTATAAAGCTGTTTAAACAGTAA
- a CDS encoding GlsB/YeaQ/YmgE family stress response membrane protein has protein sequence MTVILYLIVGGVLGWLAGFILGKDMPGGIIGNIIAGIVGAWIGGELLGSFGPSVAGMAIIPALIGAIIFIFVLSLIMRSTRKW, from the coding sequence ATGACTGTAATATTATATCTGATCGTTGGAGGCGTGTTAGGTTGGTTAGCTGGCTTCATCCTTGGTAAGGATATGCCAGGTGGAATTATTGGAAATATTATCGCTGGAATTGTGGGTGCCTGGATTGGCGGAGAACTTCTCGGTTCTTTTGGTCCTAGTGTAGCAGGAATGGCCATTATTCCTGCGTTAATAGGAGCCATCATTTTTATTTTTGTTTTAAGTTTAATCATGCGCAGCACCAGAAAGTGGTAA
- a CDS encoding EamA family transporter, giving the protein MSRNRGITFVLLGAASFGFTPIFVKLGFRQGYTLGEINIIQMLIAFVVLWGTALVVRAKVTGLRRRTVLKIMMTGTFVGLTSIFYYGAIQHLTASLAIILLFQFVWIGIFFEWVFNKRKPTLLAISSMIVTLVGVFFASNILSNGAIELPAIGLIFGMLSAFTYAGFIFFSGQVAVDVTPWIRSPLMVTGSLILVSITFMKDVPSLPLGDLNLWIVGGGVAFFGGIIPPLFFAFGSPGLSDGLANVLSAIELPVALISANLILSESITSLQWLGVVFIIVAIFLNNTRGTSKLSEVDKQSN; this is encoded by the coding sequence ATGAGTAGGAATAGAGGGATTACTTTTGTGTTGTTAGGTGCGGCGAGCTTCGGGTTCACGCCTATTTTTGTGAAACTGGGATTCAGACAGGGCTATACTCTAGGAGAAATAAATATCATCCAAATGCTTATCGCCTTTGTTGTGCTTTGGGGTACGGCCTTAGTTGTGCGTGCAAAGGTAACTGGATTACGTCGAAGAACGGTGCTGAAGATTATGATGACAGGCACCTTTGTAGGGTTAACAAGTATTTTTTATTATGGTGCGATTCAGCATTTAACAGCTTCATTAGCCATTATTTTGCTATTCCAGTTTGTGTGGATAGGGATCTTTTTTGAATGGGTGTTTAATAAAAGAAAGCCGACGTTACTTGCTATTTCTTCAATGATTGTTACACTGGTCGGTGTATTTTTTGCGTCGAATATTTTAAGTAATGGTGCGATTGAACTTCCTGCCATCGGTCTTATATTTGGCATGTTATCTGCTTTTACTTACGCCGGTTTTATATTCTTCAGTGGTCAAGTGGCCGTGGACGTTACGCCATGGATTCGCAGCCCATTAATGGTAACAGGATCTTTAATCTTAGTCAGCATTACATTTATGAAAGATGTTCCGTCGCTGCCGCTTGGAGATCTTAATTTATGGATCGTGGGAGGGGGAGTGGCTTTTTTCGGGGGCATTATTCCACCGTTGTTCTTTGCCTTTGGTTCTCCTGGGTTATCAGATGGATTGGCTAATGTACTTAGTGCAATTGAGTTACCTGTCGCACTTATATCAGCCAACCTTATTCTTTCGGAGTCAATTACCTCCTTGCAATGGCTTGGAGTTGTTTTCATCATTGTCGCCATCTTCCTAAACAACACACGAGGAACTAGTAAATTATCTGAAGTAGATAAACAATCAAACTAA
- a CDS encoding SEC-C metal-binding domain-containing protein produces the protein MEKIGRNDPCPCGSGKKYKKCHGKTNVIEFPSRKVEEELDRYLLQFQDFMYDNYPHLFPQTKAASQEEEIEHFIRLLYKGLFMPQTDGQTVFQHFFMQKKKSVVRPATADALASWGNSKASIFHYLKEETSGLVHIEDVLNGSEYKVGRERIPLDNEDLKKVPYYIGIVMNWGTFHNFIPLALPNTQAGYDYYISKLETEFKAQSESATIGDFLHHTFLNQFPKWLYMESPDSSDLAWNGTPQQLEVLKLLDEHVEAEDQRFETYELLKNLWMKFCDEQAPIIRKPAVLAATLEYFLHDMPYLGGDQTVTQKEVAQKYEVSTNSISKRYHEIEEFFFELLQSKNQGISGPELQYYVKPSAHLDIERHTYELNKKVEQMNFSSTDEINDYMNHHRNDPFIPSNDKQRAQIKAYEAYESENEEKKRILVDEVLKLDEGNVDGLALQAHFTSTIGEKVLFVLKAINSGYRRLGIEQPDTEVALWQIVEARPLLRAIEFLAELYEENGEIEQAIESYEDIIELNPNDNQGIRSRLIPLYIQEERYKDVQSLLDMFPDDISVENLFTVSLLMIRLGMDADDIMAQLKMAHFRNESVYLLLTGKESIPEKLPKQFTPGSLEEAVIYVHRNGYLWKPHLHYLESIM, from the coding sequence ATGGAAAAGATCGGTAGAAATGATCCGTGTCCTTGTGGGAGTGGGAAGAAGTATAAGAAATGTCACGGAAAGACAAATGTCATCGAATTCCCTTCAAGAAAGGTCGAAGAGGAACTAGACCGTTATTTGTTGCAATTTCAAGATTTTATGTACGACAATTACCCTCATTTATTTCCCCAAACTAAGGCTGCATCTCAAGAAGAAGAAATCGAGCATTTTATCAGACTCTTATATAAGGGATTATTTATGCCGCAAACTGATGGACAAACTGTTTTTCAACACTTTTTTATGCAAAAAAAGAAATCGGTTGTCCGTCCAGCAACAGCGGATGCTCTGGCGTCTTGGGGAAACTCGAAAGCTAGCATTTTTCACTATTTAAAAGAGGAAACTAGCGGACTTGTGCACATTGAAGATGTACTAAATGGTAGTGAATACAAGGTAGGGAGAGAGAGGATTCCGCTTGATAATGAGGACTTAAAGAAGGTGCCGTATTATATTGGCATTGTAATGAATTGGGGGACCTTTCATAACTTTATTCCACTAGCGCTGCCGAATACGCAGGCAGGCTATGACTATTATATCTCGAAATTAGAAACAGAGTTCAAAGCACAGTCAGAGTCTGCAACGATCGGTGACTTCCTACATCATACCTTTTTAAATCAGTTCCCTAAATGGCTTTATATGGAAAGTCCAGACTCATCGGATTTGGCTTGGAATGGGACTCCTCAGCAGCTTGAGGTATTAAAGCTTCTTGACGAGCACGTAGAGGCTGAAGATCAACGGTTTGAAACGTATGAATTGCTGAAAAATCTGTGGATGAAGTTTTGCGATGAACAAGCTCCGATTATTAGGAAGCCAGCTGTGCTTGCAGCAACGTTAGAATATTTCCTCCATGATATGCCTTATTTAGGCGGGGATCAAACGGTTACGCAAAAAGAAGTGGCACAAAAATATGAAGTCAGTACAAATAGCATTTCTAAACGTTATCATGAAATAGAAGAATTCTTTTTTGAGCTCCTGCAGAGTAAGAATCAAGGAATTAGTGGTCCTGAATTGCAATACTATGTAAAGCCGAGTGCACATTTAGACATCGAAAGGCATACGTACGAATTGAATAAAAAGGTGGAACAGATGAATTTTAGTTCAACTGATGAGATTAATGATTATATGAACCACCATAGGAATGACCCTTTTATTCCTTCTAATGATAAACAGCGTGCACAAATCAAAGCGTATGAAGCCTATGAGTCGGAGAATGAAGAAAAAAAGAGAATATTGGTGGATGAAGTTTTGAAATTGGATGAAGGGAATGTGGACGGTCTCGCTCTCCAGGCCCACTTTACGAGTACAATAGGGGAAAAGGTGCTTTTTGTCTTAAAGGCTATCAATTCGGGATATCGTCGTTTGGGTATTGAACAGCCTGATACAGAAGTCGCTCTCTGGCAAATCGTGGAGGCCCGTCCACTGTTAAGGGCTATCGAGTTTTTGGCAGAATTATATGAAGAAAATGGAGAGATAGAACAGGCGATCGAATCATATGAGGATATCATTGAACTGAATCCAAATGATAATCAAGGTATTCGTTCTCGATTAATCCCACTTTATATCCAAGAAGAAAGATATAAGGACGTACAGTCATTACTTGATATGTTCCCTGATGACATTTCGGTGGAAAACCTGTTTACGGTTTCGTTGTTAATGATTCGGTTAGGAATGGATGCTGACGATATCATGGCTCAATTAAAAATGGCTCATTTTAGAAACGAGTCTGTATATTTGCTGCTCACTGGTAAGGAATCGATCCCAGAAAAACTTCCAAAGCAGTTTACACCTGGTTCGTTAGAAGAAGCAGTCATCTATGTTCACCGCAACGGTTATCTATGGAAACCACACCTCCATTACCTAGAGTCAATTATGTAA
- a CDS encoding YkvA family protein: protein MKKAEKNKAGKLFEKLKKRAGTLVQNPAKTKQIIEQAQEKSEEHQGPLSKVWEELQLMFQMVRDWARGDYQKAPKGSIVAIVGGVLYFVIPLDVLPDFIPVAGLIDDVYIINLVIKQVNSDLQAYKRWLAKEPKKHSPLNN, encoded by the coding sequence ATGAAGAAGGCCGAAAAAAACAAAGCAGGAAAGCTTTTTGAGAAATTGAAGAAGCGAGCTGGGACACTCGTTCAAAATCCTGCAAAAACGAAACAAATCATCGAACAGGCACAGGAAAAATCAGAGGAACATCAAGGTCCACTCTCGAAAGTCTGGGAAGAGCTCCAGCTTATGTTTCAAATGGTACGGGACTGGGCGAGGGGCGATTATCAAAAAGCACCTAAAGGTTCGATTGTCGCCATTGTTGGGGGAGTACTTTATTTCGTTATACCGCTTGACGTGCTCCCTGACTTCATTCCTGTGGCCGGACTTATTGATGACGTCTATATTATTAATTTAGTCATTAAACAAGTCAACTCAGATCTACAAGCCTATAAGCGATGGCTCGCTAAAGAACCTAAAAAACATTCACCACTAAACAACTAA
- a CDS encoding NAD(P)-dependent oxidoreductase, with product MAELKSPTIGWIGTGVMGKSMAGRLLESDYNVNIFTRTPAKAEELLNLGAQWNESVKSLAEESDMIITMVGYPSDVEEVYFGEDGLLQNAAEGTYIIDMTTSSPELAVKMDQEASKRKIRVLDAPVSGGDVGAKEGTLSIMVGGEEAAFHDVRFLFDLLGSQTVLQGPAGSGQFTKMCNQIAIASNMMGVSESLVYAEAAGLDPNTVLESISGGAAGSWSLSNLTPRVIKGDLEPGFYVKHFIKDMKIAIESAEKMELNLPGLKLAKQLYDQISADGYANSGTQALYKYYK from the coding sequence ATGGCAGAATTGAAAAGTCCGACAATCGGCTGGATTGGTACAGGAGTAATGGGAAAAAGTATGGCGGGTCGTTTGCTAGAATCTGATTACAACGTAAATATATTTACCCGCACCCCTGCCAAAGCAGAAGAACTGCTTAATTTAGGGGCGCAGTGGAACGAAAGCGTGAAGAGTCTAGCAGAAGAATCCGATATGATTATTACGATGGTTGGTTATCCTTCAGATGTTGAAGAGGTGTATTTTGGGGAGGATGGACTTTTACAAAATGCCGCAGAGGGCACATATATCATTGATATGACAACATCCTCTCCAGAATTAGCTGTGAAAATGGATCAAGAAGCAAGTAAGCGTAAGATACGTGTCTTGGATGCTCCTGTTTCCGGCGGAGATGTGGGGGCAAAAGAAGGAACACTTTCCATTATGGTTGGTGGTGAAGAAGCAGCCTTTCACGATGTTCGCTTTCTGTTTGACCTGCTAGGAAGCCAGACTGTACTACAGGGGCCAGCAGGTTCAGGACAATTCACAAAAATGTGTAATCAAATTGCTATTGCCTCTAATATGATGGGGGTTTCTGAGTCACTAGTGTACGCTGAAGCGGCTGGACTTGATCCGAATACCGTCCTTGAAAGTATCAGCGGAGGTGCAGCTGGGAGTTGGTCATTGAGTAATCTTACTCCAAGGGTTATTAAAGGGGATTTAGAACCAGGGTTTTATGTAAAACATTTTATTAAAGACATGAAAATTGCTATTGAGTCAGCGGAGAAAATGGAACTTAACCTCCCAGGACTAAAACTCGCCAAGCAATTATACGATCAAATCTCAGCAGACGGGTACGCCAACAGCGGTACCCAAGCCCTCTACAAATACTACAAATAA
- a CDS encoding VOC family protein: MKKQANPYFTFNGNAREALDFYKSVFDGEVTDIQTFGEADFDTPPEADERIMHARFTKEGLFFMVSDTFPGGSSEAGNMISLALELDGEAEINKIYHRLSESGTVHMELQDTFWGAAFAKVKDRFGVTWDLNYQKS, translated from the coding sequence ATGAAAAAGCAAGCCAATCCATATTTTACGTTTAACGGAAATGCAAGAGAGGCACTGGACTTTTACAAGAGTGTGTTTGATGGAGAAGTAACAGATATTCAAACTTTTGGGGAAGCTGACTTTGACACACCACCAGAAGCAGATGAGAGAATTATGCATGCTCGTTTTACAAAAGAAGGCCTTTTCTTTATGGTTTCAGATACATTCCCTGGGGGCAGTTCTGAAGCAGGCAACATGATTTCTTTGGCATTAGAATTGGACGGTGAAGCTGAAATTAATAAAATCTATCATCGTTTAAGTGAAAGTGGAACGGTACACATGGAACTTCAGGACACATTCTGGGGTGCAGCGTTTGCCAAGGTAAAAGACCGTTTTGGTGTGACGTGGGATTTAAACTATCAAAAATCATGA
- a CDS encoding LCP family glycopolymer transferase: MATRKARRKKKKKWLWISLAVVLLIAGGGSAYLYSIYHNVRTTVDEEIHKGISGIDREVTKKKVEGQEPINVLLLGVDERENDKGRSDTMIVMTLDPANDRMQMVSIPRDTRTEIAGRGVDDKINHAYAFGGSDMSVNTVENFLDISLDYYVRMNMEGLSQMVDTVGGITVNNDFAFSQGGYNFSKGQIELGGKEALAWVRMRYNDPQGDAGRNERQRQVIQGVIDKGSNINIVNNIGSVMDVLGENVATNMRFEDMRNLAMNYRDARKNMETYQMTGRGIRINNIYYLQVPDSEVQKTHDMIKEYSS; the protein is encoded by the coding sequence ATGGCAACGAGGAAAGCTAGGCGTAAAAAGAAAAAGAAGTGGCTATGGATATCCTTAGCAGTTGTCTTGCTTATAGCAGGTGGTGGATCTGCTTATTTATATTCCATCTATCATAACGTGAGAACGACCGTTGATGAAGAAATTCATAAGGGTATCTCTGGAATTGACCGCGAAGTGACGAAAAAGAAAGTGGAAGGACAGGAACCTATTAATGTTCTATTGCTTGGAGTCGATGAGCGTGAGAATGATAAAGGGCGCTCCGATACAATGATCGTCATGACGCTTGACCCAGCAAATGACCGTATGCAAATGGTCAGCATTCCAAGGGATACAAGGACTGAAATTGCAGGGAGAGGGGTTGACGATAAGATCAACCATGCCTATGCATTTGGCGGCAGCGACATGTCTGTCAATACGGTAGAAAATTTTCTTGATATTAGCTTAGATTACTATGTTCGCATGAATATGGAAGGTTTATCACAGATGGTAGATACTGTTGGCGGAATTACAGTAAACAATGATTTCGCTTTTTCACAAGGGGGCTATAACTTTTCAAAAGGGCAAATCGAGCTTGGCGGAAAAGAAGCTCTTGCCTGGGTTCGTATGCGTTATAATGATCCTCAAGGAGATGCTGGTCGTAACGAACGTCAGCGCCAAGTTATCCAAGGTGTGATTGATAAAGGATCAAACATTAATATTGTGAATAATATTGGTTCAGTAATGGATGTTCTTGGGGAAAATGTAGCAACGAATATGAGGTTTGAAGATATGCGTAATTTAGCGATGAATTATCGTGACGCAAGAAAGAATATGGAAACCTATCAGATGACAGGACGGGGAATACGGATCAATAATATTTATTATCTTCAAGTGCCAGACTCTGAAGTGCAAAAGACGCATGATATGATTAAAGAATATAGTTCTTAA
- a CDS encoding peptide MFS transporter produces MSKYSKEDIVNSVPQKGFFGHPKGLFTLFFTEFWERFSYYGMRAILLFYMYYEVSKGGLGLDEGTAASIMAIYGSLVYMSGIIGGWIADRILGGTSTVFYGGVLIMFGHIVLSLPGNLTAFFISMVLIVIGTGLLKPNVSNVVGDLYAPEDYRRDSGFSIFYMGINLGGFLAPLIVGTVGQEYSFHAGFAIAAVGMFFGLITFMLTKKKNLGLAGKNVPNPLTKAERSKTYKRVGIGAIIIIILFALTIPTGILTISGLTYIVSFLGLSIPTAYFIVMFRSKKTTTDERSRLLAYIPLFVASMMFWSIQEQGSIILAQYADQRVDLSFAGLGIQSSWFQSLNPLFIIFLAPVFAWLWIRLRSKQPSTPKKFAYGLMFAGVSFLIMMIPAIMNGDNLVNPLWLVLSFLLVVLGELLLSPVGLSATTKLAPAAFASQTMSLWFLSNAAGQAMNAQLVKLYNIDTEVAYFGILGGASVLLGIILFAFAPRISKLMKGVN; encoded by the coding sequence ATGTCTAAATACAGTAAAGAAGATATTGTAAATAGCGTCCCTCAAAAAGGGTTCTTTGGTCACCCTAAGGGATTGTTTACTTTATTCTTCACTGAATTTTGGGAGCGCTTTTCCTACTATGGAATGCGCGCTATTCTCTTATTCTATATGTATTACGAAGTGTCAAAAGGTGGTCTCGGTTTAGACGAAGGGACAGCCGCATCAATTATGGCGATCTACGGGTCGCTAGTTTATATGTCGGGCATTATCGGGGGTTGGATCGCTGATAGAATCCTAGGTGGTACATCAACCGTCTTTTATGGTGGTGTCCTCATCATGTTCGGGCACATTGTACTCTCTCTACCAGGAAATTTAACAGCCTTTTTCATCTCGATGGTACTGATCGTTATCGGGACAGGTTTATTGAAACCCAACGTATCCAATGTGGTTGGAGATCTATATGCACCTGAAGATTATCGTAGAGATTCCGGGTTCAGTATTTTCTATATGGGAATTAACCTTGGTGGATTTCTTGCCCCATTAATTGTCGGAACAGTTGGACAGGAGTATAGCTTCCATGCAGGATTTGCCATTGCTGCTGTTGGGATGTTCTTTGGTTTAATTACCTTCATGCTGACCAAGAAAAAGAATCTTGGTTTAGCTGGAAAAAATGTCCCGAACCCATTGACGAAAGCTGAGCGAAGTAAGACCTATAAACGCGTCGGTATTGGGGCCATTATCATTATCATCTTATTCGCTTTGACTATTCCGACGGGGATCTTAACAATTAGTGGTTTAACCTATATCGTTAGTTTTCTAGGTCTCTCCATACCAACAGCTTATTTCATCGTCATGTTTCGCAGTAAAAAAACAACAACAGATGAACGTTCAAGACTTCTGGCTTACATTCCTTTATTTGTAGCGTCGATGATGTTTTGGTCTATTCAAGAGCAAGGGTCCATTATCTTAGCGCAATATGCTGACCAACGTGTAGACTTGAGCTTTGCTGGGTTGGGTATTCAGTCATCATGGTTTCAATCATTGAATCCGCTGTTTATTATCTTTCTAGCACCTGTCTTTGCATGGTTATGGATTCGGCTTAGAAGTAAGCAGCCTAGCACACCGAAGAAATTTGCTTACGGTCTAATGTTTGCTGGGGTTTCTTTTCTGATTATGATGATCCCTGCAATAATGAATGGGGATAATTTAGTCAATCCACTATGGCTTGTACTAAGCTTTCTCCTAGTAGTCCTTGGTGAGTTACTTCTATCGCCAGTCGGCTTATCAGCGACAACGAAGCTGGCTCCAGCGGCCTTTGCTTCACAAACCATGAGTCTATGGTTCCTTTCTAATGCAGCGGGACAAGCTATGAATGCTCAGCTTGTAAAACTTTACAATATTGATACTGAAGTGGCTTATTTTGGTATCCTTGGCGGTGCTTCTGTGTTATTGGGAATCATTTTGTTTGCTTTTGCGCCTAGAATTTCGAAATTAATGAAGGGTGTTAACTAA
- a CDS encoding amino acid ABC transporter ATP-binding protein, with product MINVKDLHKSFDATEVLRGISLNVKEKEVVCIIGPSGSGKSTLLRCLNLLEEVTSGDVLIAGENLTDSRVNINEVRSRVGMVFQHFNLFPHMTVLENITLGPKKIKGIKKREAEDAALPLLAKVGLGDKANVYPDSLSGGQKQRVAIARSLAMNPQIMLFDEPTSALDPELVGDVLSVIKDLAREGMTMVVVTHEMGFAREVGDRVIFMDEGIVMEENTPDKIFGEPDNSRTKEFLSKVL from the coding sequence ATGATTAACGTAAAAGATTTACACAAATCCTTTGACGCAACAGAGGTTCTAAGAGGAATTAGCCTCAATGTTAAAGAGAAAGAAGTGGTCTGTATCATAGGGCCTTCGGGGTCAGGGAAAAGCACACTTTTACGTTGTTTGAACTTATTAGAGGAGGTAACCTCTGGAGACGTGCTTATTGCTGGAGAGAACTTAACTGATTCCCGTGTAAATATAAATGAAGTACGTTCAAGAGTAGGAATGGTTTTTCAGCACTTTAACCTTTTTCCACATATGACAGTGCTAGAGAATATTACCCTTGGACCGAAAAAAATTAAAGGCATTAAAAAAAGAGAGGCCGAGGATGCTGCTTTACCTTTACTTGCAAAAGTAGGTCTGGGTGACAAAGCTAATGTGTACCCGGATAGTTTATCGGGAGGACAAAAGCAACGCGTGGCAATAGCAAGGTCACTTGCCATGAACCCCCAAATTATGCTTTTTGATGAACCCACCTCAGCGCTTGATCCCGAATTAGTCGGTGATGTGCTGTCCGTAATAAAAGATTTGGCAAGAGAAGGGATGACGATGGTCGTCGTTACACATGAAATGGGTTTTGCCCGCGAGGTAGGAGACCGGGTCATTTTCATGGATGAAGGAATTGTGATGGAAGAAAACACTCCGGACAAAATATTCGGTGAACCAGATAATTCAAGAACCAAAGAATTCCTAAGTAAAGTCCTATAA
- a CDS encoding amino acid ABC transporter permease, whose amino-acid sequence MDFIMESHYIKVMPFLLEGLVYTLLITGVGLLFGFILGAVFGLARLSKNKFIYGIATVYVEGLRGTPILAQILFIYFGLPDLLGLNIDKVSASIIAIAINAGAYIAEIVRGAVYSIDKGQSEAGRSIGLTKVQTMRYIIWPQAFRRMIPPLGNQFVISLKDTSLFSVIAVGELLYMGQQYYGITFAAFEALTMVCLMYLLITVPTAVYLRRVERRMDV is encoded by the coding sequence ATGGACTTTATAATGGAATCACATTATATAAAGGTTATGCCTTTTTTGCTTGAAGGTCTAGTCTATACCTTACTTATTACGGGTGTGGGCCTGCTATTTGGATTTATTCTAGGGGCGGTTTTTGGACTGGCCCGTTTATCGAAAAATAAGTTTATCTATGGAATTGCTACTGTTTATGTAGAAGGGCTTAGAGGCACACCTATTTTAGCCCAAATTTTATTTATCTATTTTGGTTTGCCTGATTTGCTTGGGTTAAATATTGATAAAGTTTCGGCCTCTATTATAGCCATAGCGATCAATGCAGGTGCCTACATTGCTGAAATTGTTCGCGGGGCAGTTTATTCCATTGACAAGGGACAAAGTGAAGCCGGACGCTCCATTGGTTTAACAAAAGTGCAAACGATGCGCTATATTATCTGGCCCCAAGCGTTTAGAAGAATGATTCCTCCCCTTGGGAATCAGTTTGTCATTAGCTTAAAGGATACATCACTATTTTCTGTGATTGCAGTTGGCGAATTGTTATATATGGGACAGCAATATTACGGGATAACCTTTGCCGCTTTTGAAGCGTTAACCATGGTTTGTTTAATGTATCTCCTAATTACTGTTCCGACAGCTGTCTACTTGAGAAGAGTTGAAAGGAGGATGGACGTGTAA
- a CDS encoding glutamine ABC transporter substrate-binding protein — protein sequence MTRKSVGVLLIGLLVAIVISGCSMFGSGDTYTVATDNNFVPFEFMNEETGEMEGFDIDLIKAVAKEAGFDIEIESMKFDGVVAGMQSERYDIGIAGMTITEERKETIDFSDPYYDAGLMLAVQESNNEIKSEADLAGKKVATRSGTTSETYLKENHPDAEVVTFPGIVEAYMDLQTGRVDAVMYDVPNVKYYVANDADGTLKTVGDILQGEQYGIAFPKDSELVEDVNKALQTLKDNGTYDDIYEEWFGERKYGTEG from the coding sequence ATGACTAGAAAAAGTGTAGGTGTATTGTTGATTGGTTTATTAGTAGCAATCGTGATCTCGGGATGTAGTATGTTCGGGTCGGGCGATACATACACAGTCGCTACAGACAACAATTTTGTTCCGTTTGAGTTTATGAATGAAGAGACTGGAGAGATGGAAGGATTTGATATTGATTTAATTAAAGCAGTTGCAAAGGAAGCAGGCTTTGATATTGAAATCGAATCGATGAAATTTGATGGAGTTGTAGCGGGGATGCAATCCGAACGCTATGACATCGGTATTGCCGGGATGACAATTACGGAAGAGCGTAAAGAAACGATCGACTTCTCGGATCCGTACTATGATGCAGGTCTAATGCTAGCTGTACAGGAAAGCAATAACGAGATTAAATCAGAAGCTGACCTAGCGGGTAAAAAGGTGGCTACACGTTCGGGTACCACGAGTGAAACTTATTTAAAAGAGAATCATCCTGACGCAGAGGTAGTCACTTTTCCGGGTATAGTGGAGGCTTATATGGATCTTCAAACAGGTCGTGTTGATGCGGTGATGTACGATGTACCTAACGTTAAATATTATGTAGCAAATGATGCGGACGGCACGTTGAAAACGGTTGGAGATATATTACAAGGTGAGCAGTATGGTATTGCTTTTCCTAAAGACTCTGAACTCGTTGAAGATGTAAACAAGGCATTACAAACGTTAAAGGACAATGGTACGTATGATGATATTTATGAAGAATGGTTTGGCGAGCGTAAATATGGTACAGAAGGGTAG